The Candidatus Cloacimonadota bacterium sequence AAATGTATGGATAAGATTTTTTTGTTTCTGTAATTTCTGTGATATGTAAAGAAATTTCTTTTTTTGAAATTGATTGGATATTTGCACTTGCCAATAATCCTTTTCCATTTGTGAGAGAAATGGATTCATCTGTTTTTTTCCGCAAGGAATTCGTAATATGATTAAATTCCTCGCCGATTATTTCAATTTTTTGTGATTTTTTATTTATTTGCGGAGCGTAGAAAATAGGCATCTATAGATTTAGACCTTAAAAAAAATGCTAGAATTGCTAAAAGTTTAGGCATATTAATTAATTAAAAATATTAGTTTTGATTAGATATTTTACTGCTTTTTCGTGCATTTGGTGGTTAGGATTTTTTTTTACCACTAAACACACAGAATGACATGAAAAAATTATTACATAAACCAAAAAAGATCATTAAAATTATTAAAAATCTTACGAAATTTTTCTGTTTTCTTATGAACTTTTCCATTATTGGTTCAATCTTCTGATATTTTGTTCATAAGCGTATTTTGAGAGTTCTGAGATTAAATGAAATAATCCTTTACTTTTTCAAAAAAAGATTTTCCGGGTTTTAAATCGCGATCATCATCAAACGGTTTGATCTTTTGATATAATTCCTGCTCATCTTTTGATAATTTTGTGGGAACAATCACTCTTGTTTTAATATAAAGATCACCGATTCTCGAACTGCCAATATAAGGCAATCCCTGATTTTTTATGCGAAACACTTTATCCGGTTGAGTACCGCTTGGAATTCTCATTTTAATAGGTTTATCCAAAGTAGGAATGTCAATTTTCCCGCCGAGAACTGCCATGCTAACTGCAATTGGATACTCGCAAACCAGATCCTGTCCCTCTCTGCTGAAAATACTGTGCTCCTTTTCTTTGATAAATACCAGTATATCGCCTGCCGGTCCATTTTGTGGTCCCACATTTCCCCTACCTCTCAGATTTAGATACTGCCCGTCAGCAATACCGGCTGGGATTTTGACTTTGATAGTTCGCACTTTAGATACTCTGCCACTACCATTACAAAATGAACATTTGTTCTTGATTATTTTACCGGTTCCATTACAAGTAGGACAGGAAGTAATTGTGGACATTTGCCCGAAAAATGATTGGCGAACTTGTCTTACTTTTCCGCTGCCGTTACACTGGGGGCAGGTTTCGATTTTTCCATCCTTTGAACCCGTGCCATTACATTGCTCACAATTATTTTTTATGTTTAATTTGATTTTTTTTGTTGTTCCATGGGCTACTTCATTCAAAGTTAGAGAGAGAGAAATTTTTAGATCTTGACCTCGTATAACCCTTTGCCGTCCCCTACCACCAAAACCGAAACTACCAAATCCGGCACTTCCGCCAAAGAGATTTTCAAAAATATTTCCCAAATCTCCAAAGATGTCGGAAAATTCTCCGGCATGCGAAAAATCAGACCACTGGAAACCACCTTGACCAAATTGTGAATCTACTCCGGCGTGCCCGTATTGATCGTAAATTTGTCGTTTTTTCTCATCACCCAAAACCTCATAAGCTTCTGATGCTTCCTTAAACTTTTCTTCG is a genomic window containing:
- the dnaJ gene encoding molecular chaperone DnaJ produces the protein MNYKIHETKSWDYMSKRDYYEILGIDKSATEKEIKTAYRKLALKYHPDKNKSDAAAEEKFKEASEAYEVLGDEKKRQIYDQYGHAGVDSQFGQGGFQWSDFSHAGEFSDIFGDLGNIFENLFGGSAGFGSFGFGGRGRQRVIRGQDLKISLSLTLNEVAHGTTKKIKLNIKNNCEQCNGTGSKDGKIETCPQCNGSGKVRQVRQSFFGQMSTITSCPTCNGTGKIIKNKCSFCNGSGRVSKVRTIKVKIPAGIADGQYLNLRGRGNVGPQNGPAGDILVFIKEKEHSIFSREGQDLVCEYPIAVSMAVLGGKIDIPTLDKPIKMRIPSGTQPDKVFRIKNQGLPYIGSSRIGDLYIKTRVIVPTKLSKDEQELYQKIKPFDDDRDLKPGKSFFEKVKDYFI